In Mesoplodon densirostris isolate mMesDen1 chromosome 2, mMesDen1 primary haplotype, whole genome shotgun sequence, the DNA window ACTCTGCTGTTATCCTACAGTGACCAAGTTCAGGATGCGCTTTGGCCTACGTAACCGTGAACATACCCAATTCCGGTCCTCACGACAACCCCCCCACGAGGAGGTCCTTCTGGGCCATCATCACACTGCCAGCTCGAAGGTGACAAGGCCTGCCAAGCACCTCATTCCCAGCTACCTCGGAGACCACAGGATTCTGGGACAGCAGGCACTGGACGGCCACTTGGCTGAAAGGCCTAAGCCTTTGGGTATCTGAGTCAGATGGCAGCCTGTCAGCTTCAGGTAACAGTGACACTGGCCTCTCCAGAGCAAATCCGCAGCTGCCTGTGCTCCCCCGGGGCTGTCCTagctgggcaggaaggcaggTCCTTTGTCCACTAGCCCGGCAATGAGGTCGCCCTTTGAGTTAATTGATAGAGCAGCAGGATGAAGCTGACATGTCCAGAAAGATCCAATGTTTGGGACAGGGTAGCAGGACCGGGTGGGGCTCTccagggagaagagagacagGGCAGGGTTGTCTCAGGTCTTGTTTGCAGTTGACTCTCCCCCGGACTCCAGATCGTGGTGTCTGTAAAAGCTGACACCCGGCTGGGACACTGGGGATGGTGAGAAAAGTGACACCGGGGACCCAACTCTAATTAAGACACAAGTTAAAAACACATGAGTCTATGACACCAGGACATGTACGGGCCTGTCAactgcaggaggaggaggaggaggccccTTGCAAGAGCGAGCAAGACCTCAACCAACCTCTGCCAGGAACGTGGTTCTCTTAAGTGTATAGACATAAGGGAGCGGTCCACTCCGCTGGCGAGCAAATCATGCAAATTATAGCAATAAGGGGATGTCATTGTTCTGTCTATTAAATTGGAAagcatgtttaaaaataataatacgtAAACCTGGGGGAGGCACGGCGAGACAGGTACTTTCTATTTGCCAACAGAGCCTGCTGTCTGGGGTGCAATTAGGTAAAAATGTATGCAGAGGTTTAAAATAACCGTAGACTCTGACCTGGTGATTCCACCTCAAAGAATCCACCCCAGAGAAAtaaccggaaatgtccacaaatTTACATGAATGAGGATGTTCAGTTCAGCACCGTGtatattacaaaacagaaaaaacagaaaaaaaacaatggaCATTTCTAATAACAGGAGACAGGTTCAATGACTAGACATAAAATGACCTTTTCCATGACCATAAAATGTTAACTTTTCAAAGAGCTATAATGACAGGTAACTCACAACTCAGTAAGAGGAAAAGAGTCAGTAATAAgatatatagtataatatcaatttgtttaaaatatatatatatgtgcataagaATAAAACCAGAACTAAACACAGTAAAACTTTCGTAGCAGTGGGATTCTGGGTGGTTTTTATTCTCTTCATGATATTTATCTACATTTCCCAAGTCTACAAAGGACCTgttattttataatcagaaaaataaaaggcttttattttcaaagaaaacgAGTCACCTGGGAGAAAAGGACCTGTGTGACCTCCAGGCAAGCATCAGCTTGTGTCCCTTTGGCTGAATTACTGTTTCTTTTGTCAGTATGACAACAAGTCCCCACTCATCTGACCAAACCAGGCCCTCATGGCATCTGACATCAGGAAAGGGAGGTGGAGTTActgggaggtggggggcgggCTCCCCCAGAAGGCCACGAGTCTGGCCTGCTAAGCAGGCAGGGTTAGTGATATAACTGGTGAGCACCCCACTTGCCATGAACCCCCTCCTCGACAGGACTCTGCCTGCAGGGTCCACCCTGCAGTGGCTGAGCCACAGAATGCCCGGACGCTCCGGGCACTACAGTGGACCTTGTCTCGAAGGCTGGTACCCACCCAAGGGGCCTGGGTGAACAGACTCAAGGCATGACATGCAGCCGTGTTTAATTTTCCCCCAGTCCCCGCTTCTCCcagcccttccctccccacagcctcccTTGTCAAGGTCCCAGTTGCAGCTCAGATCTCTCCTCTGGGGCTGTGGGCTGTGTCCTGCAGGCCACACGAAGCCACGGCTGCAAAGGGAAGTGACAGAAAGTGCCTCACTATTCggcacccctcacccccaggccccacctcctgcTTGGGTTTCTCCCATAGTACACTCTCAGGGCGCGGTGTGGTCTGTGTCCCCGGGGAAGCCTGCTGGCTCCACGCACCTCTGAGCACAGAGACAGCCCCTTGCCTGCCGGCTATGGTTCCTCATACCCAGTGGCCTTTCctgcctgaggctccaggctcaaGGCTGGGGCACGGGAGATGTCCTGGGAGCCCAGAGCCCCGGGCTGCCTGTGTgctccaccctctccccactgcACAGAGACTACGGCCACCTGGACTCCAGCAGAGGGGTCTCTGGAGGGACCTGGTGTCCCCAGGCCTCAACGTCCCAACCTTTAAGACACAGACAGTCTTCCCTTCCCTTGAAACCATAGAACTTTAGAGTTGGAAGGAACCTTAAAATCCTCCTACCCATACTCCTTTGTTTACCAAAGAAAAAtctgagacacagagacacaggaaaGTCGTATAACGTCACACAGCGTTTCCACAGCTGCAGCAAAATGACGTCCCCCTCCAGCACGGTTTTCAAGCTTTAGTGAGTGTGCACTGCAAGCCCCTTtcaggggctgagggtggggggaATTAAAATGCAGATCCCCGGGCCTCACCCCCCAGGCACacattcagtaggtctgggggcccaggaatctgcacgTCAAACAAGCTCCCTAGGTGATTAGCACACTGGTTTCTCATCACCCGTGTGTTTTCACTCCCTACCCACCTCACTGGGCTGCTGTACAGGGAAGGCAGTGGGAGGGACTGGAGGGCTTTTTAAAGATTGCTGTCTGCTGAGAAGGTGCCGATGCTTCCCTGTCTCCCCACActttccccatctctccctctctatcCTGCTGGTTACTTGAGCGATTTCCCAGGTCTCTTGCTTCCAGGTCTGGAGCCCTTCTACTGAAAGGGGGATGGTCACTGTTCCCTTGACAGTATACTGTCCCACTTGGCCCAGGACCTACTGTCTACTGGGGGAACCGCCAGACCAGGTGCAGAATCTGGGGCTGGAAGGTCAGCTGTCACCCATGAGAGTCGGGGACGGTAGGACAGCGCCGGGGCTATTCTCACCCTCCAGAAAGAATTAGGAGTGGGGTCAGACACTCCTGAGCACAAGCTCATCTCAGTCACTAACGATGTGACCGTGTGCAAACCACTTCATTTCTTTGCACCTCGTGTGCTTCTTGTCAGGTAAGTTGTGGGTAAAGCCCAGGCTCAGGTATTGTATTAAAAGAGACGGCGCTTGTAAACCACAAACCGCCACCATAAGGTAGGGCCACGGGGTAAAACACAGGACGGCCAGTGACGTGAATTCCAGAAGAACAACAAGTAATCCTGTGTGTGAGAATATCCCAAACATGGCacgggacatacttatactaaaacatTATGCCtcctttatctgaaattcagagtGAGTTAGGCATCCTGgagtattgtttgtttgttttcttgtttggggtttgtttgcttgcttgttgtTGCTAAGTTGGCCAGCGGGCATTCTGGCTGGCGTCCCCTTGCTCTCTTCCTTCAGACCCAGCACCAGCAGGCCGGCTCCCCCTGAGTCCTCAGACCCAGATGCCTCCGTGCCCCGCTTCCCCATCGAGCCCTGAGGAACCTGCACAGAGGGGACCGGCTGCCCTCGACGGGTGACTGAGTGCTCCCATCAGCAAGGAGGCTCACTGGCAGACGATCACATGTTTTGTGCTGTCAGAGCTCGTCAAGGTCACTTGCTCCATGCAGTTTGCTTCtctgggggaggagggacaggGGAGGTGAAGGAAAGACAGTGAGGGCGGGTCCCCTGTGCGCCTTCCTCTGAATTCCCTCCCCTGGGTGCCTGCCTAGAAAGCCTTAGAGCTTGTGCCCCATGGTGCCTGGCTTTCCTTGGTGGGAAGTGGGTAGTCAGCATGGCCAGGGGCAGGTGGGGGGGAGCCAGGAGGTCCTGGTGCACTCCCAGCTGTTTCTAagcctctgtgtgaccttgggcaagtcactggcatcacctctctgggccttccaGAGAAAACGGGGTAATAGTAACAGCACTAATGCTTATTAGTactcactgtgtgtcaggctctgttctaagtactttatagaTAATACCCTTTTAATCCTTCCAACTAGTAAGAAGTAGAGGCAAGATTTGAACCAAGCAGCTCTGTGCCAGAGTCTAGGCACTTGGCCCCCTTGCCTGCTGCATCTGTGAACATATGAGAGGCCCAAatgcaggaggaggagggaagggagtggCTGACACCTAGCGATCACCTACTCCTTGCCAAGGTGACCACACCCTTGACAGAGCTGACTTCGTACAGCCCTCGCCGCAAACACGCTGTGGGATTCTGATCTTCAGTCTGAAGTCAGAGgcagggaaacagaggcacagagaggtcagggaCTTGTCCAGGGTCATCATCTGAGTCTACATgggaactcagctctcccacatcAAGGCCTGGGCTAGGTGCTCCACAACCGCCCCACTTTCGGTTCACAGAGCTCGGGACACTGCTCTGGCCACAGAACGTGGGCAGTGAGGTCAGAGCTGCTCTTGGTGCTTCAGCCCAGGAGGCGCCGGAAGCCCCCCTGCTGCCTCCATCCTCTCCCCCCTGAATGAGACCAACCCTTCCCCAGGGCCTGGACACTGTTCCTTGCTCTGGACCTGTCCATCCTTACCCCCCAGCCACACATCCTCATCTGGTGGCTCTTCGCTTTCCTACATTACAGACAGTAGGAAGGataacattttatattctttgctctttagtttacCCACAGTATCCTGACAATCACTGGTCAGATGGATGGGTCAGCATCACTGTGTCCCAGTTTCacacaggaggaagaggaggttcAAAGGACTTTCCCAGAGTCACCCAGCTTTTAAGCCAGGACTCCAGTGTACACCTTCCAATCCAGGGCTCTGTAGAGGCCTCAGAGGTCAATCAAAGTActgtaaagatgaagaaaccgaAGCCCAGACAGGATACCTGTCCTGGTCAAGGTCACAGCCATCCACGGCAGAACTGAGACTGAAATCCACAGCTCCTGACCCGTAAGCCCTAGCCCTCGAGTGAATGATGGTGGGAGCCGGTGATAGCACCTCAACTGACAACTGGGGTTCATGATGCCAACTCTACCAAGAAGCAAAGGCAGAAGCCATCAGAACCAAGGGGAACCCCCGTTCAGCAGTGAGGCCTGCATCTGGACCTTCCAGTCTGCTGGTGGGGAGGGTCTGGGGAGTGAATGAAGGCAAAGTTTAAAGTTAGGCGACTCTGTACCTTGCAGGTCAGATCTTTTTAGGACTTGCTCATGTGGGAGAGCCAGCCTGGGCTTCACCTGCCAGCTCAGGGGCCCGTGTCAGCAGAGAAGTGACTGCCCCTAATGCCTGGGATTTGTGCTTAGTGACAGCACAGAATGAATAAGCGAGCACAGGCATTCCGGACATAAATGAGCAGCATTTTTGAATtctcaataaatggaaaaaatatatatttacccgTGATAAATCCACATCTATGTCACCTTTTAGACTGTGGGTCTTTCAGCTCTGGTTCCTGTTCTGACAAACCCTCGGGGTCAAGGTGGGAGGTGGAGTCTGGCTCTGAGAGGTCGCTGCTGGGACCCATGCTCACATGCTCACCAGTGGAAGCCTGGAATCCACTGAAACTAAGGGCATTTCACCTGCTCCCCGTCCTGGGGCTCATCCTTATGGATGCTGGGGTCCCCTCTTCTCAGCTCTGCCTTTGCTTCCTTCCCACTGGCCTTCACAGGGTCTCTTACCTGCTGTGCCCTTATGTTCCTGTCTGCCAGGTGGGGACGTATGTCCATGTCACTGCCAGCAAAGTGCACCAGGCAAGCAAAGGGTGCCCCAGCCCACAAGATTTTGTTCAGCAATTTCACGTCTGGGCTGAAAAGTTACTGAACGGCAAATCTTTACtgcattactggctcttagcagGCTGCGGCTTTTCCTCACCAGGAGTATCCCTCACCCCTTTTAGACAGAAGGGCAAACTGGGAGCTGAGAAACGAAGACCTACTCAGGTTACAGAAGCCCTTGGGGAGCTCTTAGAACCGGccggctgtctctccatgttcaGTGTAGTGAGGTGGGTGCCGAAATGCTACCCATAGAGTAGGGTGTGTTCCACTTAGGAGGGGCCCAGAAATAACCCACACCCACCAGTACTAGGACCCAAAGCCCCATAGGATGGTCTCGGAAATCCAGGTACCAAACACTGTTGGAGAAACAGGGGGGGAAAGCAGGGCAACAGGCCCAGAATCTCCAGAGAATTCCAGATgtgtccctcccccctccccttccctagcAGAGTCCCAGGAAAAGTTCAGACTGGAAACCTGGGAGGGTTACACCGGGAGCAACTCTCATCCAGGGCAGTGGCCGTGGGCGCCCAGGCCACCCCTTCCAGGCTCAACGCGAGGCCGCTCGCTGCCCTAGGCTCCCGGGCTTTGTCGGCCTCTCCCCGCGCTCTCCCTCACTCCTTCCCGCTTCCCGGTCCGGCCGGCAGGCTCACCTTTGGGCAGCTTGGACACGTTCTCCTGGATCCAGGAGAAGAGGTGGGCGAAGTCGCAGTCGCAGAGCCAGGGGTTCCCGTCCAGGCGCAGGGTGCGCAGCGCAGGCAGCGCGGCCAGGGCGGCCACGTTGAGGCTGCGCAGGTTGTTGTCGTTGAGCTCCAGCACCTGCAGCGACTCCAGGGTTTCGAAGGCGGCCTCGTGCACGCCCGCCAGGTTGTTGTTGGCCAGGCTCAGCTTGACCAGCCTCTCGGCCGAGCGGAAGGCGCCGGCGCCCAGCTGGGTCAGGTTGTTGTAGCTGAGGTCGAGGAAGGCGAGCTTGGCCGAGCCGCTGAACGTGCCCTCCTCCAGAGAGCGCAGAGAGTTGTTCCTGAAGTCCAGGTAGACCAGGTCGCCGTAGAAAATGAAGAAGCCCTCGGGGATGTGCTGGATGCGGTTACCGGCCACCAGGAGCTTGCGCACGTCCAGGGGGAAGGGGTCGGGCACGCTGGGCAGCCCGCGGTCGCGGCAGTCCACGGTGTGCGGATCGGTGCAGGCGCAGCCCGCGGGGCACGCGGCTCCTGGCggaagcagcagcaggaggcTGCAGAGCCCCAGCGCGGCGGCGGCGCCGGCGGGGGCGCGGGGGGCGGCGCGGGGGCTCATAGCCGGGACCCACGCGAGCGGCGGCGACGCGGACGCGGCTCCGGGGCCGAGCCCTGGCGCGGGGCGGCGCGCGGGGTCCCGGAGGACGGGCGCGGGGAGCCGGAGGGCTGCCGGGGCGGAGAGGGCTTGCGCCCGGGCGCGCGGGGTCCCGGAGGCCAGGCGCGGGGAGCCGGAGGgctgccgggggggggggggagggcttGCGCCCGGGCGCGCGGGGGCGATGGAGCGCGGAACGACCAGGGGAGCCCGGGAGGCTCGGGCGGAGGGGGCAGCTCCGGGGAGGGAGGGCCGAGGGACTCGCGAAGGATTTACCCGAACAAGAAATTAACCCGCTGGAAAATCCCGGGAGAGAGGCGGGAGCGGCAGGGGTGGCAGAGTGGCCGTCCCAAACGCGGCCCCGCCCGGGCAGCTTATTTCCGACACCGGGCAATTAGACCTGTCGCGCGGACTTGGCGCGGAACACTCGACAAACAAGTTCAGTGACCAAGCGCCCCCAGCCCCAGTGGATTTCAGAGGGCGTGTCACGGCCGTGCGCCCCGCACCCCCGCGCCCGCCTGGTGCCAAAGCGCGCTCCCCGCGCGCCACCCCTTACAAAAGGGAGCGCGACCTGGGTCCCTCTGGCTCTGCGCCAGGGCATTCCCGGCGGGCTCTCGGGGACCGCGCCAGGGGCTGTTGATCCGGGGGTGGGCGGGGCTCCAGGGAGCTCCTGGGTGGCtggtcttccttcctcctttcccccacCGGCACTTAACCCATCTGAGTGAGGCAGGCGGGGTCAACCCGTGGGCGCTGCCAGGGTCCCCGCTGTGGCTCGAAGGAAAGCCAGGGGCCAGTCAGCAGTTTCCACGCTGGCCCTGAGTTTGTCGGGGAACTGGCAGCCACCCGGGCGCGGATCTGCTGCTGATCTAACCAAGGCCCAGCCGAGAGGCACCCTCAGAGGCCTCAGAGGCCAGGGttcccagctgtgtggcctcagtTCCAGTGCTTCCACACTCTAGACCCCGTGTGccccatctgttaaatgggaaaaGGTAATATGCATGACACCAGCTTTGGAGGAGGAGCACAGAGTCaagaaacaaagtttaaaaatgatCTTTTCCGTCTAATTTCTACTCCATCCTCAACAAACCCCCAGCTTTGGTCCCCAAGGAAGGTGGTCAGGGCGGCGCCAAGGCTGGAAGGACAGCAAGGAATGGTATGTGTAGCCTCAGACCCTTCACCAACCCCCAAGTCAAACTCCTTTCCCTTCCCAACCCCATTTAGAAACTTTTCTAAGGAGAAGTCCCCACAGAGCCACCAAGAGATTGTCCTGCTGTTGGCTATTTTGGTCCAAGTGTCCTGGAATTGATAAGCTCCCCCTGGACCAAAATAACCCAGGAACAGCTGTTGGGCAGCAGGCCcccagagcccctgccctggcccctgGCCCCATGCAGATTGATGGAGCCTTGAATTCTGAAGCCACAAAGCTAAGCCCTGGCCTTTTTCCAAAGGTACACGCAGCTTGATGCCTTCCGATGGATCAAAAACCTGAGCCTCTGGGACCGAGCCAAGGGCTCAACAGAGCCCTGGGTGAGGAGGGGTACAGAGCCCTGAGGGAAGCTCTGAGACACTTGGGGTCCTGCTTACACCCCAGGCCTCCACACCAGACCTCCTGAGTCTCCTGTCTGTGTCCCCACTCTCCCAGCGTCCCCAGTTTGTCTTTGTCATCCCCAGCTGCAAGGGCTCATCCCCCATTCTGGTCTCATCCCTTTGATGAGGCAGGTCTGGGGGAAACGTCTGAATCGTCCCAGAGTGGGTGAACACCCCAGGCTGCATAAATAATGCATTATTGCCATGTCAAGGCAAAGGCAGGTGGCGGAACAAACGGGTCCCCGCATTACAACTCTCCGGGTACACCCTGGAACGATCTGTTACTCCCTCCGCCCCTCCAGCCTCAGGCTTGGCTCTGGTTCCTTGCTCTAGTACTGAAGGGAACCTATTCCTGACCCGTCTGAGCCCCCAGCATCGTTGCTCAGGGCATCTGCGTTTGGCTGGGCTGCCATCCTACACACGTGCCCccctgggcctgtgtgtctgagAGTGCCATACCTCCCTGCCAAGTGGTCTGGTAGGCTGGAGCCCTGGCCAGAGTGTCAGACCCCTGGACCTGGTCCTGGCCCTACCACTGGCCACAGAACCTTTCCCAGGCCACTCGATCTCTCTAGGGAAATAATTCCCAGTCGGGGATCCTTGGGCCCCCTGAGGATCAACTCTTTTCAGAATTTCAAAAACTCTGGTGAAAATTGGGCCTTTTCCTATAAGGAGGTCACCCAGAGCAAATGCCGCAGTTCTTGGCAATGAACTCCGTGATAGCCCTAGGTCTTTTGTATTGGGCAGAAACTGGTGATTTTGATGAATGGAAACAGATGAATGTCTACCTAATAAGTTCAGAGCATTTAGCAAGGGGCTGCAAAACAGGGGGTTGCACAATTGTAAAATAATCACAGGGGTCCCCAGGAATGAAAATGTTGAGAAATGACACTCTGGACCTTGATTGCCTCATCTTGAAACTAGAGGGAAAataccttccctctccccttccacagCCACTGTGAAGGCCACGTGGGGAAATGTTGGTTTGGAACGTGAGCTGAAAAGTGTTTGGAGAGACACTGCATATAAAAGTGGCCGTAAGTCGTGCTGTGGCAGGAACGCCTTGCTTCTTGCTTTGTGTCCCCCAAGGTGCCTTGAATCCAAATCGAAAGGCTGTTTTCATGGATAGCAGAAGGAGCAGACATGGCTGGGGTTcgtggggagcagggaggcccCCCATATTCCAAGACTCCCATGCCTTGGAAAAATGCAAGCTTTGCCACCTCTGATTTTCCCCCAGCAAGGAAAACATAGCTGTGACCTCGGCAAGGTCACACCGTGAGTCAGTGGTAGCTGCTGGAAATAGAACCCAGGCATCCTGACTCCCCTGCCACCCCACTCACCTTGCTGCCTACCTGGGAAGGGGGCCTCTTACAGCTTGAGGAAAAACACTGCAGGTGATGTGGAGAGACACCTTCAGAGACTCAGTTTATCGGCTCCATTTCTGTATTTATTCCCAGAGTCAACACACTTTGTGATGCCTGATCAAGAGGTTCAAGACAGGG includes these proteins:
- the LRRC38 gene encoding leucine-rich repeat-containing protein 38, whose amino-acid sequence is MSAGLKQHHQALRPVWARPSPPPPSLPSNLAPSFPSDSPHTSLSPVAAGCVPVQRRPWGRWGTFAGGRVLDGLSAGGGKEEGRPATQELPGAPPTPGSTAPGAVPESPPGMPWRRARGTQVALPFPSGSPRLASGTPRARAQALSAPAALRLPAPVLRDPARRPAPGLGPGAASASPPLAWVPAMSPRAAPRAPAGAAAALGLCSLLLLLPPGAACPAGCACTDPHTVDCRDRGLPSVPDPFPLDVRKLLVAGNRIQHIPEGFFIFYGDLVYLDFRNNSLRSLEEGTFSGSAKLAFLDLSYNNLTQLGAGAFRSAERLVKLSLANNNLAGVHEAAFETLESLQVLELNDNNLRSLNVAALAALPALRTLRLDGNPWLCDCDFAHLFSWIQENVSKLPKGLDEIQCSLPVENRRIFLQELSEASFSECKFSLSLTDLFIIIFSGVAVSIAAIISSFFLATVVQCFQRCAPNKDAEDEEEDEDD